The genomic DNA CCAGTGGGACAAGGACGACTGTGCCGTGGCAGGGCTGGTCAAGTTCGACCTGCTCGGCCTGGGCATGCTCGAGGCGCTGCACCACATGATCGACCTGGTGCGCCAGCAGTACGGCCGCACCGTCAACCTGTGGGAGCTGGACCTGGCGGACCCGGAGGTCTACGACATGCTCTGCCGGGCCGATGCGGTCGGGGTGTTCCAGGTGGAGTCGCGCGCACAGCTGGCGACGCTGCCCCGGCTCAAGCCCCGGACCTTCTTTGACCTGGTGGTGGAGGTGGCGCTGGTCCGTCCCGGCCCCATTCAGGGAGGTTCGGTGCACCCCTACCTGCGCCGGCGTGACGGGAGGGAGAAAATCGAGTACGACCACCCCGTGCTGGAGAAGTCGCTGGGCAAGACGCTCGGGGTGCCGTTGTTCCAGGAGCAGCTCATGCAGATCGCCGTCGACGCGGCGGGCTTCTCCGGCGGCGAGGCCGACCAGTTGCGCCGGGCGATGGGGTCGAAGAGATCGCCCGAGCGGATGGAGGCGCTACGCGTGCGTTTCCATGAGGGGTTGGAGCGGACCAACGGGATTGTCGGGGAGACCGCGGAGAAGCTGTGGAACAAGATCGTCGCCTTCGCGGCCTACGGCTTCCCGGAATCGCACTCGCAGTCCTTCGCCTCGCTCGTCTACTTCTCGGCCTGGTTCAAACACCACTACCCGGCGGAGTTCTGCGTCGGCCTGCTGCGGGCGCAGCCGATGGGGTTCTATTCGCCGCAGTCGCTGATCCAGGACGCGCGTCGGCACGGCATCGAGATCCTGCCGGTCGACGTCAACGAGTCCGGCGCCCAGGCGAAGGTTACGGACGGCCGCATTCGAGTGGGTCTCAATCTCATTGCCGGGCTGGGGGAGAAGGCGGCGGAGCGCGTCGAGCAGCATGCCCCCTACACCTCCATCGCGGATCTCTCGCGCCGGGCGGACCTCACGGTGGTGCAGACCGAGGCGCTGGCGAAGGCCGGCGCGCTGTCGACGTTCGGGGACCGGCGGCGGACGCTGTGGGAGGCGGGCGTCGCGGCGACGGAACGTGAGGGCATGCTGCCGGGACTCTCGGCGATCACCGCGCCGACCCTGCCGGGGATGAACGCCTTCGAGCTGATGGTCGCGGACATCGTGACCACCGGCGTCACCGCGGACCGACAGCCGATGGCCATGGTGCGGGCGGGGTTGGCGGAGGCGGGGGTGTTGACGGCCGCCGCGCTCCGGACCGCGCGGGACAACTCGCGAGTCCGGGTGGCGGGGATCGTCACGCACCGCCAGCGCCCGCAGACGGCCTCCGGCCTGACGTTTCTGGGCTTGGAGGACGAGACCGGGCTGATCAACGTCATGGTCTCGCCGGGCCTGTGGAAGCGGCAGCGCGTCCTCGCCCGCACGGCCAGGGCGCTGGTCATCCGGGGTATCGTCCAGAACGCCAGCGGCGCGGTCAGCGTCGTCGCCGACCGGCTGGAACCGCTGGAACTGGGGGAGTGGCTGAGTAGGGGGTCGCGGGACTTCCGCTGAGCGCACCAGCCCGGATATACGATGGCCCCATGCAGGAACAGCCCATGAACAGCGTCTCTCCCGCACTCACGCTGGTCCGGTACCTCGGGGAGTTGCCCTGGTGGGTGATTTTCGCGGTGGTGGGCGCCGTCCTGGCGGTCAGGGTCAGCCCCTGGTGGTGGTTCGGCGCGGCGTTCTTCCTCGTCCTCTTCCTGTGGCGGCTCTGGCTCATCCCGGCCCAGGTGCGGCTGCTCGGCTGGCGGGAAACCGAGGACGAACTGCTGCTCACCCGGGGCAGGCTGTGGCACCGCTTCACCGTCGTGCCTTATGGCCGCATCCAGTTCGTCGACGTCACCGCCGGGCCAGTCGAGCGGGCCTTCGGGCTCAAGAAACTCAAGCTGCACACTGCCTCGGCGACGACCGACACCACACTGCCGGGACTGACGGCCGCCGAGGCCGACGCGCTGAGGGAAAGGCTGACGGTCATGGCCCGCGAGAGGATGAGCGGACTGTGAGGCGGGTCCACCGGCTCACCCCGCTGCTGCGCTTCTGGACGGTCATCCTCGCGCTGCTCGCGGTCGTGGTGCTCAACTTTGCCGAGATGATCGCCGAACCCGCGCTGGAGTTCTTCCGCGGCGGCGACGTCGCGCCGCTGGCGGTGGGCCTGGGCGTGTTCGTCCTGGCGTGCGTCTGCGTGTGGGCGGTGTCCTGGTTCTGGTGGAAGGCCACCGGCTACGAGCTGCGCGAGGAGGAACTGGCCCTCCAGCGTGGCGTGCTCTCGCGCCAGCTGCGCACCGCCCGCTACGACCGCATCCAGGCCGTGGACGTGGTCGAGTCGGTGATCGCGCGGATCTTCCGGGTGGCCACGGTGCGGGTGGAGATCGCCGGCGGCGCCTCCTCGGCCATCGAGATCGCCTACCTGGACCGCGGCGTCGCCGAGGAGCTCCGTCGCGAACTGCTCGGCCGGGTCCAGTCGCGGCCGGAGGAGCCGGCGGGGGCGGCGGGGGCGGTCGACCGCGCCGATGAGGGGCTGCGGGTCCCGTTGGCCCGGGCGCTGGCGGGGGCGGGGCTGCAGTGGTCCTTCCTGCTCGGCCTGGCGTTCACGCTCTTCTTCCTCACCTCACCGCTGCCGACAGCCACGGCGCTGGCGGCCGTGGTCGGCATCCTGCCCGGCCTGTGGGCGCAGATCGACGCCAGCTGGAAATTCACGGCCACCCACGACACGGAGCAGGACCTCCTCAACCTCTCCTACGGGCTGGCCGACCGGCGTCGGCAAGCGATTCCCCTGGCGAGGATCCACGGCGTCCGCGCGTACCAGCCGATGCTGTGGCGCCCCTTCGGCTGGTGGCGCGTGACGGTGACGGTGGCCGGGTACGGCGCCGAATCCAACAAAAAGTCGGGCACCTCGCGGATCCTGCCAGTCGGGACGCGGGAGCAGGCCATGGACGTGCTCACGGTGGTCACGGACCTGAGCCGGGAGGAGCTCGAGACCCGCGCCCGCCCAGAAGGCCACGCACGCCCCGACTTCACATCGCCGACACGGGCACGCCTGGTCTCCCCGGTGGATCTGTCCCAGCAGGCCGTGACCATGCTCGGCGACGTCGCGATCACCCACACCGGGAGGCTGTCGCGTTCCGTCGCCATCATCCACACCTCCCACATCCAGGAACTCACGCTCCGCCGCGGCCCGCTCCAGCAGCTGCTGCGGTTGTGCTCGGTGCGCTTCGACCTGGTGGCGGGGCCGGTGCGGATGGCGGGACACGACCTCGACGTCGACGAGGGACACGCGCTGTTGCAACGCCTGCGCACCCGCGAACTGCCGTCGTACCATGGGCCACTATGAGGCGCGTGAAATCCACCAACATCGCCGTCCCGCACGACTGGAACGGGCGGGTGACGGGCATCGACAAGCGTCCGGCGCCGGTGCTGTCGATCAGCGCGCCGGGACCGAACTACGGCGACGGCTCGGGGGTGGCCGGGGACGTCATCGGCGACGAAGAGCACCACGGCGGGGCGCACAAGGCGGTCTACGCCTTCGCCCGCGAGGAGCTCGACTGGTGGGAGGCGGAGCTGGGCCGCGAGCTTGCCGACGGCACCTTCGGCGAGAATCTCACCACCGAGGGAATCGTCCTCACCGATCTGCTCATCAACCAGCGGGTGCGTATCGGCACCGCGCTGCTGGAGGTGTCGGTGGCGCGGACCCCGTGCCGCGCCTTCGCCGAGTGGATGGACGAGGAGGGCTGGCTCGGGCGCTTCATCGCCCGCGGCGACTCCGGCGCCTATTTCCGGGTCATCGAACCCGGCGAGATCCGCGCCGGGGACGGCATTGAGCTCGTCGACGAGCCGGCTCACGGGATCACCATGGGCATGGCCTACCGCGCCAAGCTGGGGGACCCGGAGGTCGGGCCCGTCGTCACGCGCGCCAGGGTCCTGCCGCCGATTCACCAGGAGCCGCTGGAGCGGCGCTTCACACCCCGCCCGTGAAGCCGAGCTGACGCCACGCCTCGAACACGGCGATGGCGGCGGAGTTCGCCAGGTTGAGGGAACGCCGCGCCGGCACCATCGGGATGCGCACCTCCTGCGTGACGCGCGGGTGCGCCAGGTGCTCGGCGGGCAGCCCGGTCGGCTCGGTGCCGAAGAGCAGGGCGTCGCCGGGCCGGAACTCGACGTCGGTGAACCATGTGTCGGCCCGCGTTGTGAAGGCGAAGATGCGCCCCGGCAGCTGCTCGAAGCAGGCGTCGACGTCCGGGTGGATCCGCAGGTCCGCCAGGTCGTGGTAGTCCAGGCCGGCGCGTTTGAGGTTCTTGTCCTCGAAGTTGAACCCGAGCGGTTCGATCAGGTGCAGCGAGGAACCCGTGCACGCGGACAGGCGGATCGCGTTGCCCGTGTTGGAGGGGATCACCGGGTTGTCGAAGACGACGTGTAAGTCACTCACGGTCCATCAGTCTAGGATGGGGTCCGTGACTGCGATCAAACTGGACGGAAACCTGTACCGCGACGAGATCTTCGAGGACCTCAAGGCCCGCGTCGACAAGCTGGAGAAGAAGCCGGGCCTGGCCACGGTTCTCGTCGGCGACGACCCGGCGTCCCACTCCTACGTGAAGATGAAGCACCGCGACTGCGAACAGCTGGGCATCACCTCCATCCGCAAGGACCTGCCCGCGGACATCACCCAGGAGGACCTGCTCGCCGTCATCGACGAGCTCAACGCCGATGACGACGTCACCGGCTACATCGTCCAGCTGCCGCTGCCGAAGCACCTCAACGAGAACGAGGTGCTCGAGCGCATCGACCCGGCCAAGGACGCCGACGGCCTGCACCCGGTCAACCTGGGCAAGCTGGTCCTCAACGAGCCGGCCCCGCTGCCGTGCACCCCCAACGGCGCGATCCACCTGCTGCGCCGCTTCGGCGTCGAGATCAACGGCGCGAAGGTCGTCGTCATCGGCCGCGGCGTCACCGTCGGCCGTCCGATCGGCCTCATGCTCACCCGCCGCTCCGAGAACGCCACCGTCGTCCTGTGCCACACCGGCACGAAGGACCTGGCCAAGGAGACCCTCGACGCCGACATCATCGTCGCCGCCGCGGGCAGGCCGCACATGCTCACCGCCGACATGGTCAAGCCGGGCGCGGCCATCCTCGACGTGGGCGTCTCCCGCCTCGACGGAAAGCTCGCCGGCGACGTGCACCCGGACGTCTGGGAGGTCGCCGGCGCGATCTCTCCGAACCCGGGCGGCGTCGGCCCGCTGACTCGAGCATTCCTGGTGCGCAACGTTGTCGAACGCGCTGAACAGGTCTAACCTCTCGCTCGACAACCCCCATGACCTGGGCAACCGGCCCTCGGCGCTGCCGACGTGGCTGCAGTGGGCCATGGTGGCCGTGTTCCTCGGGATCATGGCGTTGTCGGGGGTGTGGGCGATCACCGAGCACTGGCGCCGCGCGACTTTCGCCCTCGGCGTCGGCGTGATCTGGCTCGGCGCCGTGCGGGCGGTGTGCGATTCGACCATCGTCGGCGTCCTGGCCGTCAGGTCGAAGCGCTTCGACGTCGGCTTCAGCCTCGTCCTCGGCGGGCTGATGGCGTGGCTGTCGGCCTCCGTCGACGCGCTGGGGAGCTGAGCCGCCAAAGGTGACCACCGGCTGAGGATCCGGGTGAAACCCTGACCCCACCCTGCCCAAGAAATTGGGTGGGGTGGATCACTTTCTGCTGCGCGTCGATATTTTCTGGAATTAAGGTTACCCTGCCCTCACTAAGGAGGGCCTAACCTCAATTCGGGAAGGGTTCGCGCCCGTGTTCTTCGCCTCGCTCCTCATCGGCATCCGGGAAGGCCTGGAAGCTGCACTGATCATCAGTATCCTGCTGGCCTACGTACAGAAACAGCAGCGGCCGGACCTGCGCGCACCGATCGGGCGCGGCGTGACCCTGGCTCTGGCCCTGTTAGCCGCCCTCGGTGCCCTCTTCACCTTCGGTCGCTCCTCGCTGACCTTCCGTGCCCAGGAGATCGTCGGCGGCGTCATGTCCCTGCTGGCCGTGGTCATGATCACCGGCATGATCTTCTGGATGTTCAAGCTCGGCGCCACCATGAAGAAGGACCTCGAGGCCAGCGCCAGCACCGCGATCGCCGCCGGCGGCGCCGCCCTCTTCTGGGTCGCCTTCCTCGCCGTGGCCCGCGAAGGCCTCGAAACCACCCTCATGCTCTGGGGCTGGATGACCAGCCCCGCGGCGCTGATCGGCGCACTGGTCGGCCTGGCCGTCGCCGCCGCCCTGGGGTACCTGCTCTACCGGGGCATCCTCAAGATCCGGCTCTCCTCGTTCTTCACCTGGTCCGGGGCCCTGCTCATCGTCGTCGCCGCGGGCATCCTCGCCTACGGCGTTCATGACCTCCAGGAGGCGGCGCTCCTGCCCGGCCCCTTCTCCGGCGCGCCGATCGCCCCCACGCACCCGCGCACCGGGGAAGTGCTCACCGGCTTCGCCACCTACCCGTTCTGGCTGGCGTCCTTCCCCTTCGGCTGGGCCTTCAACATCGAGAACGTCATGGACCCCGCCGGCGTGCTGGCCGCCTTCCTCAAGGGCACCGTCGGCTTTGAGCCGCAGATGTCGTGGCTGCAGATCATCGCCTGGGCCTGCTACCTGCTCGTCGTGGTCCCGGCGTTCGTGCGGAAAGTCCGCGCCACCCGGCGTCCGAAGCCCCGTAGTCCCGGCACCCCCACCACCCAGATCCTCACCGAACGCGTCAAGGAAACCACCGCATGAAGCACCCCGCACTCATCCTCACCCTCTCGGCCGCGACGTTCGCCCTGGCCGCCTGCACCGGGAGCTCCCCCACCGGTGCCGTCGAGGTGGCCTCCACCGCCGAGGCATGCACAGTCTCCACCGATTCCGTGGAGAGCGGAAGCCACACCTTCGCCATCACCAATGAGGGCGAGCAGGTCACCGAGTTCTACATCCTGGGAGCGGACGGACTGCAGATCGTGACCGAACGCGAGAACATCGCCCCGGGCGACACCGTGGAGCTGGCCGTCTCCCTGGCTCCGGGTGACTACTACACCGCCTGTAAGCCGGGGTTGCGAGGGGCAAACGTGGGACAGGCCGCGTTCACCGTCACCGGCGATCCGATTCCCGTCGACACCTCCGAGCAGGAACGTTATGGCCAGGTCGTGACCTCCTACGTCGACTTCGTCCGGGCCGAGGTCGACGCGCTCGTCCCCGAGGTCAACGAGTTCGCCGACGCCTACGCCGCGGGCGACGACGAGGCCGCCCGCGCCCGGTACGCCACCGCAAGAGTGCACTACGAGCGCATCGAACCGCTGGCCGAGGCGCTCGGACCCCTCGATCCGCGCATCGACTTCCGCGAGGTCGACTACCTCGCCGAGGCCGAGCTGCTCAAGCAGGACGATCCCACCTTCGACCAGTGGCTCGGCTTCCACCGCATGGAAAAGGACCTCTGGCCGCCGACTGAGGACGAGCGCAACGCCGACGGCGCTCCCGCCCGCGAGGGCTGGACGGAGTCGACCCCGCAGCAGCGCCAGGTCGTCGCGGAGACGCTCAAGGCGGACGTCGCGGCACTGCGCGAGACCGTCAACGACGAGAAGTTCATCGCCGACCAGGGCATCAACGTCAGCACGGTCTCCAACGGTGCGATCGGCCTGCTCGAGGAGGTCGCCAAATCGAAGGTCACCGGTGAGGAAGACTGGTGGTCGCACACCGACCTCTGGGACTTCCAGGCCAACGTCCAGGGCGCCCGCGCGGCGTTCGATCTGGTGGCGCCTATCGCGCAGGATAAGGGAGCCGAAGGGCAGGAACTCGTCGAGGGCATCACCACCCAGTTCGAGGAGATGCAGACCCTGCTCGACGAGTACGGCAGCCTGGAGGAGGGCTTCGTCCTCTACGACCAGGTCGACGCCGGTCAGCAGGCTGAACTGACCCGACAGCTCGACGCGCTGCGCGAGCCCCTGGCGCGCCTGACCGGCACCGTGCTGGGAATCGAGGCCTAGATGAAGCTCAACCGTCGTCAGTTCTTCGGCGGGGCGGCCGCGGTGGGCGGCGCGGGTCTGATCGGCGGCTGCGCCCGGCCGACGCCGACTCCGGCCGAGCCCGGCGACCTCATGTACCCCTTCGAGGGCGAGCACCAGGCGGGCATCGTCACTCCGGCCCAGGACACCCTCCACTTCGCGGCCTTCGACCTCGACGAGTCCGCCACCGGTGAAGATCTCGCGAAGCTCATGCAACGCTGGAGCGACGCCGCCCGGCGCCTCGTCGTGGGTGGGGAAATGTCTGCCAGGGGCGCCTTCGGCGGCGGACCCAACTTCCCCCCGGACGACTCCGGCGACGCCTTCGATCTCGGCCCCCACGGGCTGACGGTCACCTTCGGCTTCGGACGCTCCCTGTTCGTTGGCGGCGACGGTCGGACCGATCGTTTCGGACTGGCCGGGCGCATGCCCCGGGACTTCGAGGACATGTCCGTCATGGTCAACGACTTCATCGTCCCGGAACGCTCCCACGGGGATCTGTGCATCCAGGCCTGCGCCAACGATCCGCTGGTCAGCACACACGCCATCCGGAACCTCACGCGTCTGGCGGTGCCGGATGCGGTGCTGCGCTGGTCACAACGCGGATTCGGCCGCTCGTCCTCGACGTCGACGAGCCAGCAGACCCCGCGCAACCTCTTCGGGCAGAAGGACGGGACCAACAACCTCAAGGCGGAACAGCCGCAGCTGCTCGACGACCACGTCTGGATCCCCGCCACCGGCAATCCCGCGAGCGACTGGGCCGTCGGCGGCAGCTACCTCACCGCCCGACGCATCGCCATGTCCGTGGAGATCTGGGATTCGCTCCAGCTGAGCGAACAAGAGCGGGTCACCGGCCGTGCGAAGGCGAGCGGCGCCCCGCTGTCCGGCGGGGGTGAGTTCGACGCGCCGGACTTCACGGCCGTCAACGAGCGGGGCCGCCCGCTCATCGACGCTGAATCCCATGTCGCTCGCGTCCACCCCGACCACAACGGCGGCATCCGGATGCTGCGCCGCGGTTACGACTACATCGACGGCAACGATGACCAGGGCCGACTCGACGCCGGGCTGTTCTTCATGGCGTACACGAAGTCGCCGGGCCGGGTGGCGGCGGTGCACCGGAACATGGCGCGCGACGCCATGTTCACCGAATACCTGAAGACGACCAACACTGGCGTCTACCTCATCCCGCCCGGGGTGGGCGGCGAGGGTTTCATCGGGGAGGGTCTGCTCCGGGCCTAGATAATCCAGGCGCCCTCGGGGTCGTGCCCGAAGCCGTCGGTGGGCTCGCGGCCGTCGTTGACCAGGGAGATGAACCGGCGCAGTAAGCGGTCCATCTGGCGGTCCTCGGTGAGGAACGCGTCGTGGCCGACGGGGGAGACCAGCTTGTGCATGCTCAGCACGTTGCCGAGGTTGCGGGAGAGGTGCTCCTGCTGGTGGAAGGGGTAGAGGATGTCGGTGTCGACGCCGATGACCATCGTCGGCACCTTGATCGAGTAGAGCGCCTGGTTCAGGGTGGCCCGGCCGCGGGAGACGTCGTGGCGGTTGAGCGCCTCGGTCAGGGCCACGTAGCTGCCGGCGTCGAAGCGCTCGACGAGCTTGCGGCCCTGGTAATCGAGGTAGGAGTCCACGGCGAAGCGCTGGCTCGGATCGCGGAACTCGCCGAGCGGGTTTTCGCCCTGCTGCGCGGTGGTGCCGAATCTTTCATCGATCTCCATCTCGCCGCGGTAGGTCAGGTGCGCGATGCGCCGTGCCGCGGCCAGCCCGGTGACCGGGCCCTCGCACACGCCGTAGTAGTCGCCGCCGTGCCAGTCCGGGTCGCGGGTGATCGCCGAGATCTGCGCGGACTGGATGCCGATCTGCCAGGCCGAGGCCCGGGCGGAGACCGCGATGACGCACGCCGCGTCCAGGGCATCCGGGTACATCGCGGCCCACTCGAGTGTCCGGGCGCCGCCCATGGATCCGCCGATGACGGCGTGCACGCGGTTGATGCCGATGGCGTCAAGGAACTGCTTCTCGACGCCGACCTGGTCCCGGATGGAGGTGGCCGGGAAGCGGGATCCCCACTTGCCGCCGTCGGGGTGCTCGCTGGCGGGGCCGGTGGTGCCGGAGCAGCCGCCGATGACGTTGGTGCAGATGACGCACCAGCGCTCGGTGTCGAGCGCCTTGCCCGGGCCGATGAGCCCGCCCCACCACTCGGCGGCGTCGGTGTCACCGGTCAGGGCGTGCTCGATGAGGATGACGTTGTTGGTGTCCGCGTCTCCCTGGAACGTGCCCCACCGCTGGTAGGCGATGGTGATGTCGAGGATCGTGCCGCCGGCTTCGGTCTCGTAGTCGCCGATGGGTTGGTAGGCGAGGAGGCCGGGGGTGGCGAGGTCAGGCATGAAGGTCCCCTCCGGGGGCGAGACGCGACGGCCCGGAACCGCCGGGCCGCCGTGTCTGTCGAAAAATGGGTGCTGGTGCTTAGAGCGCGTTGAACGCGCCCTCGAGGTCGGCGATGATGTCGTCGACGTTCTCGATGCCGACGGACAGGCGGATGGTCGCCTGCGAGATGCCGGCGCGGGCCAGGCCGTTCTCGTCGGACTGGGAGTGGGTGGTCGAAGCCGGGTGGACGACCAGGGAGCGCACGTCACCGATGTTGGCGACGTTGGAGTGCAGCTTCAGGGCGTCGATGAACTTCCAGGCCGCGGTGCGGTCGTTCTGGTCGCCCGTGAGGGTGAAGGCCAGGACGGAGCCGGTGTAGTCCAGGCCCAGCTTCTCCTTCGTGGCGTACCACGGGGAGTCCTTGAGGCCGGCGAAGTTGACGGCTTCGACCTTCGGATGGGCGGCCAGGTACTCGGCGACCTTGACGGCGTTCTCGTTGTGGCGCTCCACGCGCAGGGAGAGGGTGTCCAGGCCCTGCAGGACGACCCAGGCGTTGAAGGGGGACAGGGCCGCGCCGGTGTCGCGCAGCCAGCCGACGCGGGCTTTCAGGGCGTAGGCCGGCGCGCCCAGGTCGGCGTACTTGAGGCCGTGGTAGGCCGGGTCCGGGGTCACGAACTGCTCGAAGACGGGTGCGCCGTCGCGCTCGACGGTCCAGTCGAACGTGCCGCCGTCGACGAGCACGCCGCCGATGGAGGAGCCGTTGCCGGTGTAGAACTTGGTCAGCGAGTTGACCACGATGTCGGCGCCGAGCTCGAGCGGGCGGACCAGGGCGGCGGTGGCCATGGTGTTGTCGACGATCAACGGCACCTGGTTGGCGTGCGCGACCTCGGCGATGGTCGGGATGTCGAGGACGTCGGCCTGCGGGTTGCCGAAGGTCTCACCGTAGAAGGCGCGGGTGTTGGGCCGCACCGCGGCCTGCCAGGACGCCGGGTCGTCCGGGTTCTCGACGAAGGTGAAGTCGATGCCCAGTCGCTTGAGGGTGACCTGGAAGAGCGTCTCCGTGCCGCCGTAGAGGCGCGGAGAGGTGACGATGTGGTCGCCGGCGCCGGCCAGGTTGAGGATGGCGGCGGTCTCGGCGGCCTGGCCGGAGGCGAAGGCCAGCGCGGCGACGCCACCCTCCAATGAGGCGATGCGCTCCTCGAGCGCGCCGACGGTCGGGTTGTTCAGGCGGGTGTAGATGAAGCCGCCCTCGGAGAGGTTGAAGCGGTTCGCGGCGTTCTCGGCCGAGTCGAACACGTACGACGTGGTCATGTGGATGGGCTCATTGCGGGAGCCGTGGGCGCCGTCCAGGCCGCTGCCGGCGTGGATGGATCGGGTCTCGAAAGCCCAGTTGGCGGCGTTGGAGTTGTCGTACTTGGCCATGGCTTCAACCTTTCGTGGGGAGCAGACTGCCTCCAGAGTAGAAATAGCGTTCACGTTGCGCAAACAGCTCTGTCTAGTTCACCCAAAACCCCAGGCACCGCGATTGAATAAAAATAGACAGAGCTGTTTCCGGGCAGTGGCAAAGGCCCCGGGAACACCCTGGTCGGCCGGGGCACCCCCCGAAGCTCCGGCCGACGCCCGTGTTCCCGGGGCCTTCACCTACTTAGACCGCCCTCGCCCGCGGAAGGTTCCGGGGAAAAGGGGACGGCCCCGGAGAGTCTCCGGGGCCGGGCCTGTCGCGCCTACTTCAGCGCGGCGAGGATGTCGTTGAACTTCTCGACCGGGCGCATGACTGCGGCGGTCTTCTCGTCGTTGGGTGCGTAGTAGCCGCCCAGGTCGACCTCCGTGCCCTGGACGTCGAGCAGCGCCTGGTTGATCTCCTCGGCGTTGTCGGCCAGTTCCTTGGCGATCTCGGTGAACTTGCCGGCCAGCTCGCTGTCCTCGGTCTGGGCCGCGAGCGCCTCGGCCCAGTAGGTGGCCAGGAAGAAGTGGGAGCCACGGTTGTCGTTCTCGCCGACCTTGCGCGACGGGGACTTGCCCTCGTCGAGCAGCTTCTCGGTGGCGGCGTCGAGGGCGTCGGCGAGCACGCCGGCCTTCTCGTTGCCGTTGGTGTTCTTCTCGTGGCGGAAGGACTCGGCCAGGGCCAGGAACTCACCCAGGGAGTCCCAACGCAGGTGGTTCTCCTCGACGAGCTGCTGGACGTGCTTCGGGGCGGAGCCACCGGCGCCGGTCTCGAACAGGCCGCCGCCGGCCATCAGCGGGACGACGGAGAGCATCTTGGCGGAGGTGCCCAGCTCGAGGATCGGGAAGAGGTCGGTGTTGTAGTCACGCAGGACGTTGCCGGTGACGCCGATGGTGTCCTCGCCGGCGCGCATGCGCTCGACGGTGATCTTGGTGGCCTCGACGGGGGAGAGGATGGAGATGTCCAGGCCCTCGGTGTCGTGGTCCTTGAGGTACTTCTCGACCAGGGTGATCAGCTGGGCGTCGTGGCCGCGCTCCGGGTCCAGCCAGAAGATGGTCTTCATGCCGGACAGGCGGGCGCGGTTGACGGCCAGCTTGACCCAGTCCTGGATCGGGGCGTCCTTGGTCTGGCAGGCGCGCCAGATGTCGCCGGCCTCGACGTCGTGCTCGATGAGCACGTCGCCGGCGGCGTTGCGGACCTGGACCTTGCCGTCGGCGGCGATCTTGAAGGTCTTGTCGTGGGAGCCGTACTCCTCAGCCTTCTGGGCCATCAGGCCGACGTTCGGGACGGTGCCCATGGTGGTCGGGTCGAAGGCGCCGTTG from Corynebacterium guangdongense includes the following:
- a CDS encoding Dyp-type peroxidase; this translates as MKLNRRQFFGGAAAVGGAGLIGGCARPTPTPAEPGDLMYPFEGEHQAGIVTPAQDTLHFAAFDLDESATGEDLAKLMQRWSDAARRLVVGGEMSARGAFGGGPNFPPDDSGDAFDLGPHGLTVTFGFGRSLFVGGDGRTDRFGLAGRMPRDFEDMSVMVNDFIVPERSHGDLCIQACANDPLVSTHAIRNLTRLAVPDAVLRWSQRGFGRSSSTSTSQQTPRNLFGQKDGTNNLKAEQPQLLDDHVWIPATGNPASDWAVGGSYLTARRIAMSVEIWDSLQLSEQERVTGRAKASGAPLSGGGEFDAPDFTAVNERGRPLIDAESHVARVHPDHNGGIRMLRRGYDYIDGNDDQGRLDAGLFFMAYTKSPGRVAAVHRNMARDAMFTEYLKTTNTGVYLIPPGVGGEGFIGEGLLRA
- a CDS encoding O-acetylhomoserine/O-acetylserine sulfhydrylase encodes the protein MAKYDNSNAANWAFETRSIHAGSGLDGAHGSRNEPIHMTTSYVFDSAENAANRFNLSEGGFIYTRLNNPTVGALEERIASLEGGVAALAFASGQAAETAAILNLAGAGDHIVTSPRLYGGTETLFQVTLKRLGIDFTFVENPDDPASWQAAVRPNTRAFYGETFGNPQADVLDIPTIAEVAHANQVPLIVDNTMATAALVRPLELGADIVVNSLTKFYTGNGSSIGGVLVDGGTFDWTVERDGAPVFEQFVTPDPAYHGLKYADLGAPAYALKARVGWLRDTGAALSPFNAWVVLQGLDTLSLRVERHNENAVKVAEYLAAHPKVEAVNFAGLKDSPWYATKEKLGLDYTGSVLAFTLTGDQNDRTAAWKFIDALKLHSNVANIGDVRSLVVHPASTTHSQSDENGLARAGISQATIRLSVGIENVDDIIADLEGAFNAL
- the metX gene encoding homoserine O-acetyltransferase MetX, which produces MPDLATPGLLAYQPIGDYETEAGGTILDITIAYQRWGTFQGDADTNNVILIEHALTGDTDAAEWWGGLIGPGKALDTERWCVICTNVIGGCSGTTGPASEHPDGGKWGSRFPATSIRDQVGVEKQFLDAIGINRVHAVIGGSMGGARTLEWAAMYPDALDAACVIAVSARASAWQIGIQSAQISAITRDPDWHGGDYYGVCEGPVTGLAAARRIAHLTYRGEMEIDERFGTTAQQGENPLGEFRDPSQRFAVDSYLDYQGRKLVERFDAGSYVALTEALNRHDVSRGRATLNQALYSIKVPTMVIGVDTDILYPFHQQEHLSRNLGNVLSMHKLVSPVGHDAFLTEDRQMDRLLRRFISLVNDGREPTDGFGHDPEGAWII